The Acropora muricata isolate sample 2 chromosome 5, ASM3666990v1, whole genome shotgun sequence genome includes a window with the following:
- the LOC136918386 gene encoding uncharacterized protein gives MPSKTILCIGSPENLHIQEVQKHAKELDKEAKMVIFNLERESDVIIEITTDGNEPSNNCTFIINGERMLAKEITSVWFYPRPLGPPEREDVQGRIGRGFAEKEWQSVFHSLVPFLSHARWLNPLGPLQISKPDQLKLAQEVGLTVPKTTITNHAAAIEKLFDDGRVIFKALSPPFTSTNDMVFTREITREFPSYFQASIAQCPAIYQELVERKSDLRITVVGREVFVVRIASQTLEEEKDRLDWRRKQDKYDIFSQAEISDQLKDRLLEFHKRAGLVYGAYDFLECETDTIFLECNAAGAWLWLERAVGIQVSEQIARYLLGMEETA, from the exons ATGCCGTCAAAGACAATCCTTTGCATAGGAAGCCCCGAAAATCTTCACATTCAAGAAGTCCAGAAACACGCCAAAGAACTGGACAAGGAAGCCAAAATGGTAATCTTTAACCTCGAACGGGAGAGTGATGTCATCATAGAAATCACTACAGACGGAAATGAGCCTTCCAATAACTGTACTTTCATCATAAATGGAGAGCGAATGTTGGCTAAGGAGATCACATCAGTATGGTTTTACCCAAGGCCTTTGGGGCCTCCGGAACGGGAAGACGTACAAG GACGAATTGGAAGAGGCTTCGCTGAGAAGGAATGGCAATCTGTATTTCATTCACTGGTACCTTTTCTGTCTCATGCAAGGTGGTTGAATCCATTGGGACCACTTCAGATATCAAAACCCGATCAGTTGAAACTTGCGCAGGAAGTTGGGTTGACTGTGCCAAAGACCACAATTACCAACCACGCAGCCGCGATTGAGAAACTGTTCGATGATGGGCGTGTGATTTTCAAAGCTCTCAGCCCACCTTTCACGTCAACCAATGACATGGTTTTCACTAGAGAAATCACAAGAGAGTTTCCGTCATATTTCCAAGCGAGTATCGCACAATGTCCTGCCATTTATCAGGAGTTAGTTGAAAGGAAGTCAGATCTACGTATCACCGTGGTTGGACGCGAGGTGTTTGTCGTTCGCATTGCCTCCCAAACGCTTGAAGAAGAGAAAGACCGCTTGGATTGGAGACGAAAACAGGACAAATATGATATTTTTAGTCAAGCTGAG ATATCTGATCAATTGAAAGACCGTTTGCTGGAATTCCACAAGAGAGCTGGTCTGGTTTATGGTGCCTACGATTTCTTGGAATGTGAAACTGACACCATTTTTCTGGAGTGCAACGCGGCTGGAGCTTGGCTCTGGTTGGAGAGAGCTGTTGGCATTCAGGTCTCAGAGCAAATTGCTCGGTATCTTCTGGGAATGGAAGAAACCGCATAG
- the LOC136918385 gene encoding uncharacterized protein, which translates to MGMGIEFRKFIVGGILCGLLLFKEVTCQGTKNKNYGNPNYHFNKSQHLLDKRTTDVSDAQAIYDYSQEWVKSKTTYYGQYPGGGACTLDPLTPMASQKGWIRVAAGQYDFLKSLGCGMCVEIRGSGKGSGLTPVTGVKKAIVHDLCGACEKGGYDLYIDGDGKWEIETKAIDCPTISGPDGEITFRFVEKNLWSFKLQARNHKVPVAGIEVAKNGRYHCLKRTGDNYFTGDGLGKIEIPLKVRLTAVTGEQKETVIPFMLTSDIPSGVQFSGFKAGPGPSSIMCAGQGKKSPYPPDGIPIGEAAGPTPRPPSPPGSPPPPSTPPSPPPLPPLPPTTGGGGEGLTAPGTASGGGGAGADDFCKDKKGVFPDPKDCAGIITCNNNKAHKQSCAHPLLLNAKSMNCDLPYRVDCGSRPIRNSDASEKWSFVTTLRSFTNAKKKEMILS; encoded by the exons ATGGGCATGGGAATTGAATTCCGCAAATTTATCGTTGGTGGCATTCTCTGTGGGTTGCTGCTCTTTAAG GAGGTTACCTGCCAAGGAACAAAGAACAAGAATTATGGGAACCCAAACTACCATTTCAAT AAATCCCAGCATTTACTAGACAAACGTACCACTGATGTTTCAGATGCACAAGCCATTTACGATTATTCCCAGGAATGGGTCAAATCCAAG ACTACCTACTATGGTCAATATCCGGGCGGTGGTGCATGCACACTAGATCCACTCACCCCAATGGCCTCGCAAAAAGGCTGGATCCGGGTAGCCGCTGGACAATATGACTTTCTCAAATCTCTTGGCTGTGGAATGTGCGTGGAAATACGGGGGTCTGGGAAGGGCAGTGGTTTGACACCTGTCACAGGAGTCAAGAAAGCCATTGTTCACGACTTATGTGGCGCATGTGAAAAAG GGGGCTACGATCTGTATATCGACGGAGACGGCAAATGGGAAATAGAAACCAAAGCAATCGACTGTCCCACGATTTCTGGTCCAGATGGCGAGATAACTTTCCGATTTGTCGAAAAAAATCTGTGGAGTTTTAAACTTCAAGCTCGGAATCACAA AGTTCCTGTAGCTGGCATAGAAGTAGCTAAAAATGGAAGGTACCATTGCCTAAAGAGAACTGGCGACAACTATTTTACTGGTGACGGCCTTGGGAAAATAGAAATTCCACTGAAAGTGCGATTAACAGCGGTAACAGGGGAACAAAAGGAAACAGTAATTCCATTCATGTTAACTTCTGATATTCCGAGTGGTGTTCAGTTTTCTGGTTTCAAAGCAGGAC CGGGTCCTTCAAGTATAATGTGCGCTGGCCAGGGTAAAAAATCACCATATCCCCCAGACGGAATAC CTATCGGCGAAGCTGCTGGACCGACACCACGTCCACCAAGCCCTCCTGGGTCACCACCACCTCCCTCTACTCCACCATCACCCCCTCCACTTCCTCCCTTGCCACCGACTACAGGAGGTGGAGGAGAAGGATTAACAGCTCCAGGGACCGCTAGTGGAGGCGGTGGAG CGGGCGCAGATGATTTCTGTAAGGATAAGAAAGGTGTGTTCCCAGACCCCAAGGATTGCGCTGGAATCATCActtgcaacaacaacaaggcGCACAAACAGTCATGCGCACACCCCCTGCTTCTCAACGCCAAAAGTATGAACTGCGATCTACCATACAGAGTAGACTGTGGATCTAGACCCATAAGAAACAGCGATGCTTCAGAGAAGTGGTCTTTCGTAACGACTTTAAGGTCTTTCACAAATgccaagaaaaaggaaatgatACTCTCATAA